The sequence AAGTTGAactaaattaataaaaatacttATTTTTAAGGGAAAAGATATAGTAAGACCGTCCAACTTTTCTCGAGAAACTAAGGTCTGCCATACTGCCATGTACCATCCGATACGGAGCGTACCGTACCGAAAGAAAATCAGTACAAAACACACATTCAAGTTGGTAAGAGCCTCGTACCCAgggtctgctgaaccgacctgtaccggtcggttcagcccgaaccggaccggtaccgactGGAACCGGTCCGGTTCCAGTGTGTAAATCGGTTCCGACCCAATATGGGTCGGAACCGAATGTTTCGAGCAccataccggtgcgaaccgagctggttcgcaccggtacatgctcgaaccggtgcgaaccgctcggttcgcaccggtaccggttcggtgcTGGAAATGAGGTGCCAGCGCTGTGGCACTATGATAGTGCCACAGCGCTGGCCAGAGGCACTTTCAAAGTGCCGTTTTGTGCGGCACTTTGAGCTTTCAAAGTGCCGTTTTGTGCGGCACTTTGAAAGCGGCGCTTTTAAATTGCCGCTTTGTGCGGCAATGCGACCGAAAGTGCCGCTTTGTGCGGCACTTCACGCGGCACTTCGAAAGTGCCGCGCTGTGGCTCACAGTGGcacttttcaaagtgccacaGTGACCCAACGGTTGGCTATAAAAGCCGACCGAATGCTGAAGGCTGAAGCCAAATCCATCAGCTTAAGTGAAGGAAAGgcaaagagaaaggaggaggaaaagaagagaaaggcaaagacaaaggcatgaaaaaaaattagaaaggtcGGAGAGCGTcgtttttcttgaagaaaaatccagcaaaaacaaaataaggtaaaattcccctacattgtttttttaatatttcatttaaattgcttaaaaaaattaagtcaaaaattgccaaaaattaggaaatgattcaatgattccatttcgttttgaaatttttatatgttgttgatatataatttaatttaattgccAAAAATTAGGAAATGATTCAATGATTCAATGACATTAACTGTTTTTTTAcagaatttatataatttataatttaattaataaatttaaaaattaatttttaattacaaaaaaataaaaattgaaaaaaattaatgtgGTCGTAGGAATGGAGCCATCAAGGAGAGGGCAACCCCAAGAGCATAATATTGGCTGGGAGCATGGGAAGATGCTCGGTGAACGTCACCAGTTTCAGTGCAATTATTGTTACAAGTGCttcaaagaaggaggagtaacCAGATTAAAGCAGCACTTAGCCGGTAATTCTCGTGAGATATCTGCATGCTCGGAGTGCCCACCGACCATCCGTCAGCTGATGAGGAAAAACCTCACTGAGATCAAAGCAGCCAAGGAGAGGGCTGCCAAGCAGAAAGCGGAGGTGGAACGCCAAGCTGCAGAAGCACCTTCCTATCACTTGATGGAGTCACGGGAGGTCGAGGGTCCAGATGAGGAGGAGGCACAGATCCAGGCTGCCATGCGGGCGAGTCTGGATGATCGATGGCAGCAGAAGGAGTTGGCGAGGCAtcgggctcgatttgggccctcgttTTTTGAGTCGAGCGCCGGTTCTGGTGGAAGCAGACAAGATCCAGAGTTTCAAAGGACAACATCTGTCAGGAAGGGCGAGGGCAGAGGACGTAGCCGGATTGCATCTATCCTGGGTGgttttggtagccgaaagaagtcTTCCGGAGGGATTCCACCAGGTGCGTCAATCcatgatgtagatccgcatGCCTTTCCCAGAAGAGATTCGAAGCAGCAAAGAGTAGACACAatgtggaagaaggagaagaaggatatgtggcgagctattggatcctggttccacttcagccacattCCAGCAAATGCtgcagacaatacatactacaagtctgccatttctgccatacagactgccggtcccggtgttgatcctctaggtccgagggacatctacggtgagcttcttgacaacaataaggaggagCTAGAGAATTGGATTGGTTCATATAAAAGCAAGTGGCCCACATATGGGCTCACtctgatgtgtgatggttggaccgATCCGACAAAGCGGGCcatcatcaactttctgacatactgtgatacgaagaccttcttccacaagtcaGTTGATGCTTCGGATAAGGTGCACAACGCCTCATACATCCTCAGACTTATggaggaggtgattgatcagattggagaggagaatatcgtgcaggtcgtcactgataaCGGACCGCAATATAAGTTGGCCGGGCaggtcttgatggagcggcgaccacaaattttctggaccccatgtgctgcacattgcaTCGACCTCATCCTGATGGATATtggaaagatccgtagggtgcaacaTACGGTGGAGATAGCCCAACGCATCACCAGGTATATTTATAGCCATACTTGGGTTCTTTCATTAATGAGAAGGTATGCAGGGGAAGAAATTCTTAGAccaggagtcacacggtttgctacgaattacattgcacttgatagccttatcgagaagaaaggagccctacgtcagatgtttgttAGTCCCGAGTGGCAGGAAAGTAGATATGCCCAGGCCGGCACTGAAGGAAGCAGGATGGAAGACTTGGTAAGCAGGCAGTCATTCTGGCAGCGGGCCAATGCGATAGTCAAggccatggaatgccgtaccggcccgtaccggccggtacgggccggtacgtaccggtccggacctagaccggtaccggaacggataaaaaaccggtatttcccggttttttatccgaaccggccggtacgggtgcgtaccggccggttcgggcccgtaccggccggttcggagcccgtaccggccggtacgggcctcgtaccggtgcgaaccggccggttcgcaccggtacgattttttttttttttagaaccacagcgccgcgcgctgtggtttttgaaaccaccggtaccggccggtacggaccggaccggaccggtaccgtaccggtccggcaggccaccggtacgccgaccggtaccggtacggcggaccttggtcaaggctatcaaaccattatatgaagtgctgcgggcCGTGGATAGCGAGAGGTATCCCCAGATGGGctttttgtatcacatgatggagaaTGCAAAGGCTCAGATCATGGAGGCAGATGTAGCCCATGCCCAGgagtacatcgacatcattgagcGGCGGTGGGGAGCCCAAATGGGTAGGGAATTGCATCTAGTAGGTAAGCgataatattgataattataTTGATTGATATATTTGTATAGTTATACTAAGATGGTGTCATCTATGTACAGCATACTATCTGAATCCCCGGTTTCAGTACGAGAgtggaattggtatggatgatgaacttcttcatgctctgcgtaatgttatttataagatggagcctgatccagaagTCGCCGCGTTATGTATAGAAGAGGTAACTATGATTTAGTAACATATGTAAATATATCAGATCTTATATTATTGACATACTACAACAAGCTTCTTTCCAcagaccaaattatttagagagggtAGCCACAGCTTTGGACAGCGACCAGCTGTCGTGAGCAAGACAACTATGAATCCAGGTACAATACAAATCTGCAAGACATTTTTGCATCTGAATTATCTTCAACTATGAGGCCATCATATATATAAAATGTAattattttcaatatttttgcagctgaatggtggattcattttggcggatccgcaaaaaatcttaagcggatagctatccggattCTCTCCCAAACGGTCTCCTCGACTGGCTGTGAGCGCAACTGGTCCACCTTCGGCCTCATCCACAGCAAACAAAGGAACCGTTTGACacaaaagcgcctcaacgacttagtttatgtgcactacaatctacggttgaggctaaaatgcattcaagaggaagtggagctcaagtatgcaGATCCCATCTATAGGACTTTtacagatgatgatgataatcctATGCTCGACTGGCTTGCGGCccagcagcaggagcccgagcttgaTGAGCCGGGATCGCCTCGACGACCAGCCAGTATCATAGCCACCAAGGCTATGGTCGATCCACagcaatgggctgagcgcaaCATTCCACGCACTCCTACAGCTGATATGAGTGGCTAGAGGGGAGCCAGTCACCGCATGACTGGTCCGATGCTCCCGTTATGATCCTCTCATGCGAGGACGAGGACGAGGACGCTCTACTACCCAGTCGACTCGATCAGGAGGGGGTCAATCCCaacaaacaagaaaaggaaaggaaagggccccaatggagagtgtcgaggagacttggaccagcagcgatgaagattctggtggtgatggatctactagccatggaggaagtggaggacagtatggtactAGTTATGAGACACAGCCGGAAGGAGATTTTCGATACACCGGTGAGTCTCAGTTTACACATGCTACACAAGATACGGACCACGGTAGGCCGTCTGATATAGGCCGGTCAGATACCATTGCATATCGAAGAagagctcctcgaggtcgttcaaGAGGCCAggatgcagctgcagatgacctTCCATATGGAGTCGAATCCATTGATGTATCAAGTTCCGAGTCTTCCTATTATCCGCGGCCTCAGCCAgcctatggatatggtgcatcaGAGTCATCTTCCGGTAGCTACTATCCTGTGCAGCCCAGAGGATCTTACGGATCGGATTTTAGTGccggcatattcggatgggccccttatcaagacacctctcagagccagagcttcagcgagagatccgagagttCTTATGATCCAACGCGCATTCCTCGAGGATtgagcatacaagactacaatgccgcttggttagagggatgggttgatctgcctccatattatgctgatgatccagatattgacgagaagcatcgccattcgacccgattttagatattcgAGAGTGATTTAAacgtatgtaattgattgtatcttaatttgaaaattttttatgttcttcatctcattatttgaatcatttggaagtaataagttgcatcatctagttttaaccttaaacctaaacataaaaacatccaaaaaacttcaaaaaaaaaaaaaacgacgaTGGGGTCGCTAAA comes from Phoenix dactylifera cultivar Barhee BC4 unplaced genomic scaffold, palm_55x_up_171113_PBpolish2nd_filt_p 000268F, whole genome shotgun sequence and encodes:
- the LOC120105372 gene encoding uncharacterized protein LOC120105372, coding for MDDELLHALRNVIYKMEPDPEVAALCIEETKLFREGSHSFGQRPAVVSKTTMNPAEWWIHFGGSAKNLKRIAIRILSQTVSSTGCERNWSTFGLIHSKQRNRLTQKRLNDLVYVHYNLRLRLKCIQEEVELKYADPIYRTFTDDDDNPMLDWLAAQQQEPELDEPGSPRRPASIIATKAMVDPQQWAERNIPRTPTADMSG